A stretch of bacterium DNA encodes these proteins:
- a CDS encoding cation:proton antiporter: MEALHVLQPLILLLLVGVLAIAMSRRLGLSPIVGYLMAGLLIGPHGLDWAAETSTTHLLAELGVVFLLFEIGMHFSIGTIWEARRDIFGLGPLQILLCAIVFTWGATIAGIPIDQAALLGGGLALSSTAVVVQTLRERQQQGCPVGRTATAVLIFQDIFAIFLLVLASGSTGAAGADVLSALGTALGKGAVAFVAAVAIGRYLVDPLFRFLARSMNEDIFTPTALLVVLATAVATASAELSLTLGAFLGGMIIGETPYRSIIQSETKPFRALLLGFFFITIGMSLDWRAILADAGAIVAFLFLLLALKTLLVAASARVFGWSNAGAIQLGALLAQGSEFAFVIVAMPAVRAGLGEQAVGIVVAGVAVSLALTPSVAALGNAAARRIRRWREPADASGPAPSTSTVAPVVVFGLDEVGRRVADALESHGLRYDAVEMDYDRFLRASADGYAVAFGDLGDVRLMQALSIDERSSVVITIARYEVSRDLTPVIDMHFPGLRRFVSVDDAVDRTRFEALGLSPVVAQSVPRGLELAAEVLRSEGVSDDRVREWMEREQERFLGDDSAEIAAA; encoded by the coding sequence ATGGAAGCGTTGCATGTACTCCAGCCCTTGATCCTGCTCCTGCTCGTGGGTGTCCTTGCCATTGCGATGTCGCGCCGTCTCGGGCTGAGCCCGATCGTCGGCTATCTCATGGCGGGGCTGCTCATCGGCCCCCACGGCCTGGACTGGGCAGCGGAGACCTCCACGACGCACCTCCTGGCCGAGCTCGGCGTGGTTTTCCTGCTCTTCGAGATCGGGATGCACTTCTCGATCGGGACGATCTGGGAAGCGCGACGGGACATTTTCGGCCTGGGTCCGCTGCAGATCCTGCTGTGCGCGATCGTCTTCACGTGGGGCGCCACGATCGCGGGCATCCCCATCGACCAGGCCGCGCTGCTCGGCGGAGGGCTCGCGCTCTCCTCGACCGCCGTCGTCGTTCAGACGCTCCGGGAACGGCAGCAGCAAGGTTGCCCCGTCGGTCGGACGGCGACCGCAGTCCTCATCTTCCAGGACATCTTCGCGATCTTCCTGCTCGTATTGGCCAGCGGCAGCACCGGCGCGGCCGGGGCCGATGTGCTGAGCGCACTCGGGACGGCGCTCGGCAAGGGGGCGGTCGCTTTCGTCGCAGCCGTCGCGATCGGCCGCTATCTCGTCGACCCGCTCTTCCGCTTCCTCGCGCGATCGATGAACGAGGACATCTTCACGCCAACGGCTCTGCTGGTCGTGTTGGCTACGGCCGTCGCCACGGCGAGCGCCGAGTTGTCCCTCACCCTGGGCGCCTTCCTCGGTGGGATGATCATCGGAGAGACGCCGTACCGGAGCATCATCCAGAGTGAGACGAAGCCGTTCCGTGCCCTGCTGCTCGGCTTCTTCTTCATCACGATCGGCATGTCGCTCGACTGGCGGGCGATCCTCGCGGATGCCGGTGCCATCGTCGCGTTTCTGTTCCTGCTCCTCGCTCTGAAGACGTTGCTCGTCGCGGCGTCGGCCCGCGTCTTCGGATGGTCGAACGCGGGTGCGATCCAGCTCGGCGCGCTGCTGGCCCAGGGGAGCGAGTTCGCCTTCGTCATCGTCGCGATGCCGGCCGTTCGGGCGGGCCTCGGCGAGCAGGCGGTGGGAATCGTCGTCGCCGGGGTCGCCGTCAGCTTGGCGCTGACGCCCTCGGTGGCAGCGCTGGGCAACGCCGCCGCCCGCCGCATCCGGCGATGGAGGGAGCCCGCCGACGCTTCAGGACCTGCGCCGTCGACCAGCACGGTGGCTCCGGTGGTCGTGTTCGGGCTGGACGAGGTGGGGCGTCGCGTCGCGGATGCCCTCGAATCGCACGGACTTCGCTACGACGCCGTCGAGATGGACTACGACCGCTTTCTTCGGGCGAGCGCTGATGGCTACGCGGTGGCGTTCGGGGATCTCGGAGACGTGCGGCTCATGCAGGCGTTGTCCATCGACGAGCGCAGTTCCGTCGTGATCACCATCGCCCGGTACGAGGTGTCGCGCGACTTGACCCCGGTCATCGACATGCACTTTCCGGGGCTTCGTCGTTTCGTGTCCGTGGACGACGCCGTCGATCGGACGCGCTTCGAGGCGTTGGGCCTGTCGCCCGTCGTGGCGCAGAGCGTTCCCCGGGGCCTCGAGCTGGCGGCGGAGGTGCTTCGATCCGAGGGAGTCTCGGATGATCGCGTGCGCGAGTGGATGGAACGCGAGCAGGAGCGCTTCCTCGGGGATGACTCCGCGGAGATCGCCGCAGCCTGA
- a CDS encoding helix-turn-helix domain-containing protein: MHRVAVLALHSVVPFDLGVPCDVFARVRLPDGAAAYSVAVCGGTKRVESVGFELRVPHDLSALEDAETIVVPGLADLDRPIPRKTVSALRAAAERGARIASICTGAFVLATAGLLSGFRATTHWRATDELAERFPAIDVDPSVLFVDNGQFLTSAGAAAGIDLCLHMVRRDHGAAVASEIARLTVAPLERDGGQAQFIARPMPASDDDSVANLLDWIESNLGKRLSIEAIARQSGMSTRSLSRKFREQTGATPASWIRQARIRRAQELLETSRLNVDGIASAVGFRSTPTFRAQFQRIVGKNPTDYRRMFRSDEDGDGERAASSSMA; the protein is encoded by the coding sequence ATGCACCGCGTGGCCGTTCTCGCCCTACACAGCGTCGTTCCCTTCGATCTCGGCGTGCCTTGCGACGTCTTCGCTCGGGTCCGACTGCCCGACGGCGCGGCCGCGTATTCCGTGGCGGTCTGCGGAGGGACGAAGCGGGTGGAATCCGTGGGCTTCGAGTTGCGCGTGCCCCACGACCTCTCGGCCCTCGAGGACGCGGAGACGATCGTCGTACCGGGGCTTGCCGATCTCGACCGCCCGATCCCGCGCAAGACCGTCTCTGCACTTCGAGCGGCCGCCGAGCGCGGCGCGCGGATCGCTTCCATCTGCACGGGCGCCTTCGTTCTCGCGACGGCCGGATTGCTGTCCGGCTTTCGGGCGACGACGCACTGGCGCGCGACCGACGAGCTCGCGGAACGGTTTCCGGCGATCGACGTCGACCCGTCCGTCTTGTTCGTCGACAACGGTCAGTTCCTGACCTCCGCTGGCGCGGCCGCCGGGATCGACCTCTGCCTTCACATGGTTCGCCGCGACCATGGCGCCGCCGTCGCCTCGGAGATCGCCCGGTTGACGGTCGCGCCGCTCGAACGGGACGGGGGGCAGGCGCAGTTCATCGCTCGTCCGATGCCGGCGAGTGACGACGACTCGGTGGCGAACCTGCTGGACTGGATCGAATCGAATCTCGGGAAGCGCCTCTCGATCGAAGCCATCGCTCGACAATCCGGGATGAGCACGCGCTCGCTGAGCCGGAAATTCCGGGAACAAACGGGCGCGACGCCGGCCTCCTGGATCCGACAGGCGCGGATTCGTCGCGCGCAGGAACTGCTCGAGACGAGCCGACTCAACGTCGACGGCATCGCGTCGGCGGTCGGATTCCGCTCGACGCCCACCTTCCGGGCGCAGTTCCAGCGGATCGTCGGCAAGAACCCGACCGACTATCGCCGGATGTTCAGGTCAGACGAGGATGGCGACGGCGAGCGCGCAGCAAGCTCATCCATGGCCTGA
- a CDS encoding DUF6010 family protein, with protein MEPIVREAPLIAYIAPALQGLVFITLMSLVKEPLRRQINVVIAGGFATIYVNGGFGPWEFVYMATAIVPAVLGHRSYRYIGIAWLMHTFWDLAHHFYGNPLWAFDELSSLGCAVMDAVVAVWFFMDAPSVFSLLSRRNDAAPVA; from the coding sequence ATGGAACCGATCGTGCGCGAAGCACCGCTCATCGCCTACATCGCTCCGGCCCTTCAGGGACTCGTCTTCATCACGCTGATGTCGCTCGTCAAGGAGCCCCTGCGACGTCAGATCAACGTCGTCATCGCCGGCGGGTTCGCGACGATCTACGTGAACGGCGGCTTCGGCCCCTGGGAGTTCGTCTACATGGCCACGGCGATCGTCCCCGCGGTCCTCGGACATCGTTCGTACCGCTACATCGGAATCGCCTGGCTGATGCACACCTTCTGGGATCTCGCGCATCACTTCTACGGCAATCCGCTCTGGGCATTCGACGAGCTCTCGTCGCTGGGATGTGCCGTGATGGACGCGGTCGTCGCGGTCTGGTTCTTCATGGACGCGCCTTCGGTGTTCTCCCTGCTCTCTCGCCGGAACGACGCAGCGCCGGTCGCGTAG
- a CDS encoding cytochrome P450, producing MVDYDPYSDAVMRDPFPVYAELRREAPVFYHEKYDTWFLSKFEDIWTSTSMDLFTAEQGVAPEMVLLKRPPPPDPVFSTLDMPRQRDYRRMFVPRYTRRAANEMEADVRAMTREILEPLAAKGRFDVYRDLADPLATRITGSLLGIPEDETFRLRALVAKFFEREPGQIGGRPENEKAGEALIGGIAAAVQQRMEEGDQGREDHISVMMRTEAEGKPLSVASIIGATHTLLVTGVEVVTLAVANTIYYLWQNPDQRSQVVADRAQVPHAFAESLRYDQPTNLLGRFVKGEVEMRGQKLQPGQGVMFLWASGNRDEEEFDEADRFDLSRRPKRSLSFGHGYHKCIGEHLGNLEGRVLLEEILAVAPDYEVTSGAERAYSEFLHGFHRMPIEFAPR from the coding sequence ATGGTCGACTACGACCCCTACTCCGACGCCGTCATGCGCGACCCGTTCCCCGTCTATGCGGAGCTCCGTCGCGAGGCGCCGGTCTTCTATCACGAGAAGTACGACACCTGGTTCCTCTCGAAGTTCGAGGACATCTGGACGAGCACGTCGATGGATCTCTTCACGGCCGAACAGGGCGTCGCGCCGGAGATGGTCCTGCTCAAGCGCCCGCCGCCGCCGGATCCCGTCTTCTCGACGCTCGACATGCCGCGCCAGCGCGACTACCGACGCATGTTCGTGCCGCGCTACACGCGCCGCGCCGCGAACGAGATGGAGGCCGACGTTCGGGCGATGACGCGGGAGATCCTCGAGCCGCTGGCGGCGAAGGGGCGCTTCGACGTCTATCGCGACCTCGCCGATCCCCTGGCGACCCGGATCACCGGGAGCCTCCTCGGGATCCCCGAGGACGAGACGTTCCGGCTGCGCGCGCTCGTGGCGAAGTTCTTCGAACGCGAGCCGGGACAGATCGGAGGCCGGCCCGAGAACGAGAAGGCCGGCGAAGCGCTGATCGGCGGGATCGCGGCGGCGGTCCAGCAGCGAATGGAAGAGGGCGACCAGGGCCGCGAGGACCACATCTCCGTCATGATGCGCACCGAGGCGGAAGGCAAGCCGCTGAGCGTGGCTTCGATCATCGGCGCGACCCACACGCTCCTCGTGACGGGGGTCGAGGTCGTGACCCTCGCGGTCGCGAATACCATCTACTACCTCTGGCAGAATCCGGACCAGCGAAGCCAGGTCGTCGCGGATCGCGCCCAGGTGCCGCACGCCTTCGCCGAGTCGCTTCGCTACGACCAGCCGACGAACCTGCTCGGCCGCTTCGTGAAGGGCGAGGTCGAGATGCGCGGTCAGAAACTCCAGCCCGGCCAGGGCGTGATGTTCCTCTGGGCCTCCGGCAACCGGGACGAGGAGGAGTTCGACGAGGCGGATCGCTTCGACCTCTCACGTCGCCCGAAGCGATCCCTCTCCTTCGGCCACGGCTACCACAAGTGCATCGGAGAGCACCTCGGCAATCTCGAGGGAAGGGTCCTGCTCGAGGAGATCCTGGCGGTGGCCCCGGACTACGAGGTCACGTCGGGGGCCGAACGCGCCTACAGCGAGTTCCTCCACGGCTTCCACCGGATGCCGATCGAGTTCGCGCCCCGCTGA
- a CDS encoding VOC family protein — MGIGLSKPALDAGLITREAEPLLAFYVEVFGLERLDPLVLPNIGTIHKLAAGESILRVMVPETLPEPDEAESWSGRTGIRYLTLEVEDVAATVAALEAKGGQVVLPPFELRPGRFVSQATDPDGNMLEIGQG, encoded by the coding sequence ATGGGAATCGGCCTTTCCAAGCCCGCGCTCGACGCGGGGCTCATCACCCGGGAGGCCGAGCCGCTGCTCGCCTTCTACGTCGAGGTCTTCGGTCTCGAGCGCCTCGACCCGCTCGTGCTCCCGAACATCGGGACGATCCACAAGCTCGCCGCCGGTGAGAGCATCCTTCGCGTGATGGTCCCCGAGACGCTGCCGGAGCCGGACGAGGCCGAGTCGTGGTCCGGGCGGACCGGGATCCGGTACCTGACCCTCGAGGTCGAGGACGTCGCGGCGACCGTTGCGGCGCTCGAGGCGAAGGGCGGCCAGGTCGTGCTCCCGCCCTTCGAGCTCCGGCCCGGTCGCTTCGTGTCCCAGGCGACGGATCCCGACGGCAACATGCTCGAGATCGGACAGGGGTGA
- a CDS encoding TetR/AcrR family transcriptional regulator, giving the protein MPTAKAGKKRPTAAPPRPRRSGRPRDPDADRSIIDATLDLIAEQGFDGVRVADVADRAGVAKTTMYRRWPSKTHLVVAALRAAPPLDPIDTGSVDEDLRTLLTQFIGITETVPLVGLLASLAAERQKEPRLAQEMDDYVLERMRPVAEALERGVERGELPAEADLDLMAGMLGGAVVLRLFFGGATDAGTVDRLVDMVLRSAQPPGTNARESSERA; this is encoded by the coding sequence ATGCCCACGGCGAAGGCCGGAAAGAAGAGACCGACCGCCGCGCCGCCCCGGCCGCGACGCTCTGGACGCCCTCGCGACCCCGACGCCGACCGCTCGATCATCGACGCCACCCTCGACCTGATCGCCGAGCAGGGATTCGACGGCGTTCGCGTCGCGGACGTCGCCGACCGGGCCGGCGTCGCCAAGACCACGATGTACCGGCGCTGGCCGAGCAAGACCCACCTCGTCGTCGCCGCACTCCGCGCCGCGCCGCCCCTCGACCCGATCGATACGGGCAGCGTCGACGAAGACCTCCGGACGCTGCTGACCCAGTTCATCGGCATCACCGAGACGGTCCCCCTCGTCGGTCTCCTCGCCTCCCTCGCCGCCGAGCGCCAGAAGGAGCCGCGACTCGCCCAGGAGATGGACGACTACGTCCTCGAGCGGATGCGCCCGGTCGCGGAAGCACTCGAGCGCGGCGTCGAGCGCGGCGAGCTCCCCGCGGAGGCGGACCTCGACCTGATGGCGGGCATGCTGGGTGGCGCGGTCGTGCTGCGCCTCTTCTTCGGCGGCGCGACGGATGCGGGAACCGTGGACCGGCTCGTCGACATGGTCCTCCGCTCGGCGCAACCGCCCGGGACGAACGCGCGTGAATCGAGCGAGCGCGCATGA
- a CDS encoding VOC family protein produces MNTNRIEYAGLGYVGVAANDAKAWLEFATEVCGLMPSTIPPGDRGPILAPAPERGGTGPDGSVYLKMDDRQWRIAVHPAEEPGLRYLGFEVKSQGSFDLVVEHLQKRGGDVRPGTPEELDARSVASLAVLEDPAGHRIELFAGPVRDRDFRSPTGTRFLTGDLGMGHVVLYVPDIEAALAFYRNVLGFERSDYMTFGPNGMGIHFLRCTRRHHSIALLQIGELTGLQHLMLETESLDELGGALDRAMAKGVPITSTLGRHRNDETVSFYMQGPSGFDVEIGWDGLLIGDDWVENEFAGGGDLWGHHGLDAESLEPRETS; encoded by the coding sequence ATGAACACGAATCGAATCGAATACGCGGGCCTCGGCTACGTCGGCGTCGCGGCGAACGACGCCAAGGCCTGGCTCGAGTTTGCGACCGAAGTCTGCGGTTTGATGCCGTCGACCATTCCGCCCGGTGATCGCGGCCCGATCCTCGCGCCGGCCCCCGAGCGGGGCGGGACGGGACCCGACGGATCCGTCTACCTCAAGATGGACGACCGACAATGGCGGATCGCCGTGCACCCGGCTGAAGAGCCCGGTCTCCGCTATCTCGGCTTCGAAGTGAAGTCGCAGGGGAGCTTCGATCTCGTCGTCGAGCATCTCCAGAAGCGGGGCGGCGACGTACGCCCGGGCACGCCGGAGGAGCTCGATGCGCGTAGCGTGGCCTCGCTCGCCGTGCTCGAAGATCCGGCCGGCCACCGGATCGAGCTCTTCGCCGGCCCGGTGCGCGACCGCGACTTCCGCTCGCCGACCGGGACGCGCTTCCTGACCGGCGATCTCGGCATGGGTCACGTCGTGCTCTACGTGCCGGACATCGAGGCGGCCCTCGCCTTCTACCGGAACGTGCTGGGCTTCGAGCGGTCCGACTACATGACCTTCGGTCCGAACGGGATGGGGATCCACTTCCTGCGGTGCACCCGCCGACACCACAGCATCGCCCTCCTCCAGATCGGCGAGCTCACGGGACTGCAGCACCTCATGCTCGAGACCGAATCCCTCGACGAGCTCGGCGGCGCCCTCGATCGCGCGATGGCGAAGGGCGTTCCGATCACTTCGACCCTCGGCCGTCACCGCAACGACGAGACCGTGTCCTTCTACATGCAGGGGCCGTCGGGCTTCGACGTCGAGATCGGTTGGGACGGACTGCTGATCGGCGACGACTGGGTCGAGAACGAGTTCGCGGGCGGGGGCGATCTGTGGGGACATCACGGCCTCGACGCGGAATCCCTCGAGCCGCGGGAAACGAGCTGA
- a CDS encoding GNAT family N-acetyltransferase has translation MTTIRDYAAERDAAVVRSLFVELHETERAIDPRMRPSEEIADDYLAKLFERARVYDGVLLVAEREGTVVGYVSVWRRYVSDELDDPPGEMGYVSDLVVSPAARGQGVGRALLRRAEAAVREAGVTTLRLSVLAGNRGAIALYEDEGFEPVEVDMEKRLDS, from the coding sequence ATGACGACGATCCGCGACTACGCGGCCGAGCGCGATGCGGCCGTCGTACGCTCGCTCTTCGTCGAGCTCCACGAGACGGAGCGCGCGATCGATCCGCGGATGCGGCCGAGCGAGGAGATCGCGGACGACTATCTGGCGAAGCTCTTCGAGCGGGCGCGGGTCTACGATGGCGTCCTCCTCGTCGCGGAGCGCGAGGGGACGGTCGTCGGCTACGTCAGCGTCTGGCGGCGCTACGTCTCCGACGAGCTCGACGACCCGCCGGGCGAGATGGGCTACGTGAGCGATCTCGTGGTGAGCCCCGCCGCGCGTGGCCAGGGCGTCGGGCGCGCGCTCCTTCGGCGGGCGGAAGCCGCCGTCCGGGAGGCCGGGGTCACGACGCTCCGACTCTCGGTTCTCGCGGGCAACCGCGGGGCAATCGCGCTCTACGAGGACGAGGGCTTCGAGCCGGTCGAGGTCGACATGGAGAAGCGGCTCGATTCGTGA
- a CDS encoding phosphopantetheine adenylyltransferase: MARLVPLLFATAAAINLIPIVGAFSAGRLEALYGFPVEHANLEIVLRHRAVTIALVGALLAAAVVRPTLRRVASVLGLTSMSTFVAFVALVGDANAALLRVLYVDLVGIGALLMATILERRRIA, from the coding sequence ATGGCGCGCCTCGTCCCCCTTCTCTTCGCGACGGCTGCGGCGATCAACCTGATCCCGATCGTCGGCGCTTTCTCGGCGGGGCGCCTCGAGGCGCTCTACGGCTTTCCCGTCGAGCACGCGAACCTGGAGATCGTACTGCGGCATCGCGCGGTCACGATCGCGCTGGTGGGCGCGTTGCTCGCGGCCGCCGTCGTTCGACCGACGCTTCGTCGCGTCGCCAGCGTGCTCGGCCTGACGAGCATGTCGACCTTCGTCGCTTTCGTCGCGCTCGTCGGAGACGCGAACGCGGCCCTGCTCCGGGTGCTCTACGTCGACCTCGTGGGAATCGGGGCGCTTCTGATGGCGACGATTCTCGAACGCCGACGCATCGCATGA
- a CDS encoding M48 family metallopeptidase, which produces MRNRKFFWSCLVATLVMTACATSPLGRRQLLMQSPTEMASMGIAAFEEMKSTTPRSTNAAQRRLVQCVADAITGVLTPDDMGVVVVQGWETELFADDSANAFALPGGRMGVHTGLLNVATTPDQLAAVMGHEVGHVLARHGNERVSQTYAAQGLLVGASIFTGTETPESQQLLGVLGVGAQVGLMKFSRDHESEADHIGLRLMARAGFDPRESVTLWQNMGRAASGQRPPEILSTHPSGTTRIARLREAMPEALQLYEAARASGRRPGCR; this is translated from the coding sequence GTGCGAAACCGAAAGTTCTTCTGGTCCTGTCTCGTCGCGACGCTCGTGATGACCGCGTGTGCCACCTCGCCCCTCGGACGGCGGCAGCTGCTCATGCAGTCGCCGACGGAGATGGCCTCGATGGGGATCGCGGCCTTCGAGGAGATGAAGTCGACGACGCCGCGCTCGACGAACGCGGCGCAGCGTCGCCTCGTGCAGTGTGTCGCCGACGCGATCACCGGGGTGCTGACGCCCGACGACATGGGCGTCGTGGTCGTCCAGGGATGGGAGACGGAGCTCTTCGCCGACGACTCGGCGAACGCCTTCGCGCTTCCCGGCGGCCGGATGGGCGTGCATACCGGACTCCTGAACGTCGCGACGACGCCCGACCAGCTGGCGGCGGTGATGGGGCACGAGGTCGGACACGTGCTGGCGCGACACGGGAACGAGCGCGTCTCGCAGACCTACGCGGCCCAGGGGCTGCTCGTCGGCGCTTCGATCTTCACCGGCACGGAGACACCCGAGAGCCAGCAGCTGCTGGGGGTGCTCGGTGTCGGGGCGCAGGTCGGGCTGATGAAGTTCAGTCGCGATCACGAGAGCGAGGCGGATCACATCGGCCTCCGCCTGATGGCCCGCGCCGGATTCGATCCCCGCGAATCCGTCACGCTCTGGCAGAACATGGGCCGCGCCGCGTCCGGCCAACGTCCTCCGGAGATCCTGTCGACGCATCCGAGCGGCACGACGCGCATCGCGCGCCTTCGCGAGGCGATGCCCGAAGCCCTTCAGCTCTACGAAGCGGCGCGCGCCTCGGGCCGGCGTCCGGGCTGCCGCTAG
- a CDS encoding beta-lactamase family protein encodes MSPQTGSALAEVLERHASAEGALVLSAAVDRSAPVTRWTGAEGRNGREPIVLAYSITKTMIAALVFRRVEAGRLSLDDPIGQWFPDVPDGDAIPLWRVLQHSAGLPDYGADAAYHDTLRDHPGEPWTFEDYADRTYRRGLAYPPGAGWAYSNPGYMLLRELVVRIEGRPFAQLVEDEIARPLALEETRVVETIEDLAGLTPARSERLSDSSIPVHESMHPGWVSHGVVRSRASEIVRFYEAFSLRRIVAPGSLARMTDLQWIGREAAPDVRPSSGCGVLGDPRHRAGFWYGHGAGGPGYNGLAMHFPDLAGSGRPVTICAFRASERDPLAETLAHEVVEALVGRL; translated from the coding sequence ATGTCGCCCCAGACCGGATCCGCCCTGGCGGAGGTGCTCGAACGCCACGCTTCGGCGGAAGGCGCGCTCGTCCTCTCCGCGGCGGTCGATCGCTCGGCGCCGGTCACGCGCTGGACGGGTGCGGAGGGCCGGAACGGTCGGGAGCCGATCGTCCTGGCCTACAGCATCACCAAGACGATGATCGCGGCGCTGGTCTTCCGCCGCGTCGAGGCCGGACGACTCTCTCTCGACGACCCGATCGGGCAGTGGTTCCCGGACGTGCCCGACGGAGACGCGATCCCGCTCTGGCGCGTACTCCAGCACTCCGCGGGTCTTCCGGACTACGGCGCCGACGCGGCCTATCACGATACGCTCCGCGATCACCCGGGCGAGCCCTGGACCTTCGAGGACTACGCGGACCGGACCTACCGCCGCGGCCTCGCCTACCCGCCCGGAGCCGGCTGGGCCTATTCGAACCCGGGCTACATGCTCCTGCGCGAACTGGTCGTTCGAATCGAGGGGCGGCCCTTCGCGCAGCTCGTCGAGGACGAGATCGCGCGACCCCTCGCCCTCGAAGAGACACGCGTGGTCGAGACGATCGAAGACCTCGCGGGTCTCACGCCGGCGCGCAGCGAACGGCTGAGCGATTCCTCGATCCCGGTCCACGAATCCATGCACCCCGGCTGGGTCTCTCATGGCGTCGTGCGTTCCCGCGCCTCCGAGATCGTCCGGTTCTACGAAGCCTTCTCGCTCCGACGCATCGTCGCCCCGGGTTCCCTCGCGCGCATGACCGACCTCCAGTGGATCGGTCGCGAGGCCGCGCCGGACGTCCGACCGAGCTCGGGCTGCGGTGTCCTCGGCGATCCGAGGCATCGCGCCGGCTTCTGGTACGGCCACGGGGCCGGCGGACCCGGTTACAATGGGCTCGCCATGCACTTCCCCGACCTCGCGGGATCGGGGCGACCGGTCACGATCTGCGCGTTCCGCGCGAGCGAGCGCGACCCGCTCGCGGAGACGCTCGCCCACGAAGTCGTCGAAGCGCTCGTGGGTCGCCTCTGA
- a CDS encoding SDR family oxidoreductase — MELQLHGKRALITGSYRGTGAGLARVLAREGAQVWVHGFEIEPAEAVAQSIRQEGFEAHAVAGDIRNDDGARDVAASVGEIDVLVNNYGVAEGGSWESPTEDWIDIYHKNVLSGVRLVHALTPGMKERGWGRVIFLSTVGYVRPNSRMPHYYASKTALVNMTVSLAKELANTGITVNCVSPGIIATEEIREMFRQRAEKNGEPTDWPSLEKEAALNGPMANPAGIIGDPEDIGHLVAFLASDRARYINAANLRIDGGTADSIH, encoded by the coding sequence ATGGAACTCCAGCTACACGGCAAGCGCGCCCTGATCACCGGCAGCTATCGCGGAACCGGCGCCGGACTCGCGCGCGTCCTGGCGCGAGAGGGCGCGCAGGTCTGGGTCCACGGCTTCGAGATCGAGCCGGCGGAAGCCGTCGCCCAGTCGATTCGCCAGGAGGGATTCGAAGCCCACGCCGTCGCCGGTGACATCCGGAACGACGATGGCGCGCGAGACGTCGCGGCGAGCGTCGGAGAGATCGACGTCCTCGTGAACAACTACGGCGTCGCCGAAGGCGGCTCCTGGGAGAGCCCGACCGAGGACTGGATCGACATCTACCACAAGAACGTGCTCTCGGGCGTCCGGCTCGTCCACGCGCTGACGCCCGGCATGAAGGAGCGCGGCTGGGGTCGCGTGATCTTCCTCTCGACGGTCGGCTACGTCCGGCCGAATTCGCGCATGCCCCACTACTACGCGTCGAAGACCGCGCTGGTCAACATGACCGTCTCCCTCGCCAAGGAGCTCGCCAACACCGGGATCACCGTCAACTGCGTGAGCCCCGGCATCATCGCCACCGAAGAGATCCGCGAGATGTTCCGCCAGCGCGCCGAGAAGAACGGCGAGCCGACGGACTGGCCGAGCCTCGAGAAGGAGGCCGCCCTGAACGGTCCGATGGCGAACCCCGCCGGAATCATCGGGGACCCCGAGGACATCGGCCACCTCGTCGCGTTCCTCGCGAGCGACCGCGCCCGCTACATCAACGCCGCGAACCTCCGGATCGACGGCGGGACCGCGGATTCCATCCACTAA